A single Anopheles funestus chromosome 2RL, idAnoFuneDA-416_04, whole genome shotgun sequence DNA region contains:
- the LOC125760997 gene encoding exostosin-3 has protein sequence MNSYDSLGGNSAGPSGTAAVCHWLKHMKLYRVVLVVVVCSLTLPFVFYNLLVHEESSVQHNDIHRSRSQLFTFEDVSPLKAADLKLRIDEMLRMKGTVSLELRDLESRRQKLQSDIGLYNQKIDELKQELARQQTELDRLKISVEQAQVAQREAVLRNTPELALPRALFSDSLPTEMRPIGAEQSRGCKMSICFDHSRCSLTSGFPVYLYDPDTTSVVSDGYDIDGFLKTTIKQTLGYNAHLTTDPKKACVFLVLVGEALSEQEVLKNNRYNTAQGGSDRSLAESASSHQSSLNVTRLRLLPYWGGDGRNHVLLNFARREIGPGTGNMLQSHTMDTGRAMLVQSSFDESQFRIGFDLIAPPILGPPGGDVWQECAPMLPARRKYLLSFQGELHGQNGTLGVAGPHGTDDTESDTVDEFIIEHLKEMSSGRTQDYFMLQFECVPATEQRSPSGLREWSLCGTDNSRKAVLKESTFALLLAPGGGSTSSTLLQARLYEALRAGAIPLVLGGDQVQLPYAETIDWRRVVISLPKARITELHFLLRAIPDADLLTMRRQGRLVWERYLSSVQSTVDTIVASLRNRLGIPPKPIPSVIAHSVFNSSFVPLKSDPVIDTEPEESLGPIEPPYPSPAFRRNYTATLVQSREMWNDWADPFALYPQLPFDPVLPSDAKFIGSHMGFRPIGKGAGGTGKEFGESLGGNYPREQFTIVILTYEREQVLMDSLSRLYGLPYLHKVIVVWNSPKPPLEDLRWPDIGVPVHVVRAPRNSLNNRFLPFDAIETEAVLSVDDDAHLRHDEILFGFRVWREHRDRVVGFPGRFHAWDVNSLDSWNYNSNYSCELSMVLTGAAFIHKYYTYLYTYTLPQAIREKVDEYMNCEDIAMNFLVSHVTRKPPVKVTSRWTFRCPGCPVSLSEDDTHFQERHKCINFFTKVFGYTPLLNTQYRADSILFKTRIPHDKQKCFKFI, from the exons ATGAACAGTTACGACTCTCTTGGTGGCAACAGTGCTGGTCCATCCGGTACCGCAGCCGTATGTCACTGGCTAAAGCACATGAAGCTGTATCGGGTGGTGTTAGTTGTGGTAGTTTGCTCGCTAACGCTACCGTTTGTCTTCTACAATTTGCTCGTCCACGAAGAATCGAGCGTCCAGCACAACGACATCCACCGGTCCCGGTCGCAGCTTTTCACGTTCGAAGATGTGAGCCCACTGAAAGCGGCCGATCTGAAGCTACGCATTGACGAGATGCTACGCATGAAGGGTACGGTGTCGCTTGAGCTGCGTGATCTTGAATCCCGCCGCCAGAAGCTACAGTCGGACATTGGACTGTACAATCAGAAAATTGACGAACTGAAGCAGGAACTCGCACGCCAACAGACAGAACTGGATCGATTAAAGATTTCCGTAGAGCAAGCACAGGTAGCGCAACGAGAAGCGGTGCTTCGCAACACGCCGGAACTGGCGCTTCCGCGTGCACTGTTTTCAGACTCGCTGCCAACCGAGATGCGTCCAATCGGTGCCGAACAGAGTCGGGGGTGTAAAATGAGCATCTGTTTCGATCATTCGCGCTGCAGCCTAACATCCGGGTTTCCGGTGTATCTGTACGATCCGGACACAACGTCCGTTGTTAGCGATGGGTACGATATCGACGGGTTCTTAAAGACCACCATCAAACAAACGCTCGGTTACAATGCACACCTTACGACGGATCCGAAAAAGGCGTGCGTATTCCTCGTGCTCGTCGGTGAAGCACTTTCCGAGCAAGAAGTTTTGAAGAACAATCGCTATAACACGGCGCAGGGTGGTTCCGATCGGTCGTTAGCTGAGTCCGCCTCGTCGCATCAATCAAGTCTGAACGTTACACGGCTCCGCTTGCTTCCATACTGGGGTGGTGACGGCCGGAATCATGTGCTGCTAAACTTTGCACGCCGGGAAATAGGCCCCGGTACGGGTAACATGCTACAGAGCCACACGATGGATACGGGTCGAGCTATGTTGGTACAGTCCAGCTTCGATGAAAGTCAATTTCGCATCGGTTTCGATCTGATTGCACCACCCATCCTGGGACCGCCCGGTGGAGATGTGTGGCAGGAGTGTGCCCCAATGCTGCCGGCCAGACGGAAGTATCTGCTCAGCTTCCAGGGTGAACTGCACGGTCAGAATGGAACGCTAGGTGTGGCGGGACCGCACGGTACGGACGACACAGAAAGTGACACCGTGGACGAGTTCATCATCGAGCATCTGAAGGAGATGTCCTCGGGTAGGACACAGGATTACTTTATGCTGCAGTTCGAGTGTGTACCGGCCACCGAGCAACGGAGTCCTTCGGGTTTGCGCGAATGGTCACTGTGCGGGACGGATAATTCGAGGAAAGCCGTACTGAAAGAATCGACCTTCGCATTGCTGCTAGCGCCAGGAGGAGGAAGTACGAGTTCCACATTGCTGCAGGCACGGCTGTACGAGGCGCTACGAGCTGGGGCGATTCCGCTCGTGCTGGGCGGCGATCAGGTCCAGCTACCGTACGCGGAAACGATCGATTGGAGGCGTGTGGTGATTTCGCTACCGAAGGCACGCATTACCGAGCTACACTTTCTGCTGCGTGCCATTCCCGATGCGGATTTGCTAACGATGCGCCGCCAGGGTCGATTGGTGTGGGAACGTTACCTTAGCTCGGTACAGTCGACCGTCGATACGATCGTGGCAAGTCTGCGCAATCGGCTCGGTATCCCACCGAAACCGATCCCCTCGGTGATAGCGCATAGCGTTTTTAATTCGTCGTTTGTCCCGCTCAAATCAGACCCCGTTATTGATACCGAACCGGAAGAATCACTCGGTCCAATTGAACCACCGTACCCGAGTCCGGCATTCCGTCGTAATTACACCGCGACGCTTGTGCAGTCTCGCGAAATGTGGAACGATTGGGCGGATCCGTTCGCACTCTATCCGCAACTCCCGTTCGATCCCGTACTTCCTTCGGATGCGAAATTTATCGGCTCCCACATGGGCTTTCGTCCGATCGGGAAGGGAGCGGGTGGTACGGGGAAAGAGTTTGGTGAATCGCTCGGTGGTAACTATCCACGCGAACAGTTCACGATCGTCATACTGACGTACGAGCGAGAGCAGGTGCTAATGGATTCGCTGAGCCGATTGTACGGTCTACCGTACCTGCACAAAGTGATCGTCGTGTGGAACTCACCGAAACCACCGCTAGAAGATCTCCGTTGGCCAGACATTGGTGTGCCGGTGCATGTCGTTCGTGCACCACGCAATTCACTCAACAATCGCTTTCTGCCCTTCGATGCGATCGAAACGGAGGCGGTACTATCGGTGGATGACGATGCCCATCTGCGCCACGATGAGATACTGTTTGGGTTTCGCGTTTGGCGTGAGCATCGGGACCGTGTCGTTGGTTTCCCCGGTCGCTTTCATGCGTGGGACGTAAACTCGCTCGACTCGTGGAACTACAACTCGAACTACAGCTGCGAGCTAAGCATGGTGCTGACCGGTGCCGCCTTCATACACAAGTACTACACGTACCTGTACACATACACCCTACCGCAGGCAATACGCGAAAAGGTGGATGAGTACATGAACTGTGAGGACATTGCGATGAACTTTCTCGTCTCGCACGTAACACGCAAACCACCGGTCAAGGTAACATCGCGCTGGACGTTCCGCTGTCCCGGCTGTCCGGTGTCGCTCAGTGAGGACGATACACACTTCCAGGAACGGCACAAGTGTATCAATTTCTTTACCAAG GTGTTTGGATACACACCCCTACTAAACACCCAGTATCGGGCCGATTCGATCCTGTTCAAAACGCGAATACCGCACGACAAacagaaatgctttaaatttatctAA